A single window of Apus apus isolate bApuApu2 chromosome 18, bApuApu2.pri.cur, whole genome shotgun sequence DNA harbors:
- the CRK gene encoding adapter molecule crk isoform X2, whose translation MAGQFDSEDRASWYWGRLSRAEAVSMLQGQRHGTFLVRDSGTIPGDFVLSVSESSRVSHYIVNSLGPAGGRRAGGEGPGAPGLNPTRFRIGDQEFDSLPSLLEFYKIHYLDTTTLIEPVSRSRQNSGVILRQEEAEYVRALFDFNGNDEEDLPFKKGDILRIRDKPEEQWWNAEDSEGKRGMIPVPYVEKYRPSSASVSAVIGGNQDSSHPQPLGGPEPGPYAQPSINTPLPNLQNGPIYARVIQKRVPNAYDKTALALE comes from the exons ATGGCCGGGCAGTTCGACTCCGAGGACCGGGCGAGCTGGTACTGGGGGCGGCTGAGCCGGGCCGAGGCGGTGTCGATGCTGCAGGGGCAGCGCCACGGGACCTTCCTGGTGCGCGACTCGGGCACCATCCCCGGCGACTTCGTGCTCTCGGTGTCCGAGAGCTCCCGCGTCTCGCACTACATCGTCAACAGCCTGGGGCCGGCGGGAGGCCGGCGGGCCGGCGGCGAGGGCCCCGGGGCCCCGG GGTTGAATCCCACCAGATTTCGAATAGGTGACCAAGAGTTTGATTCTTTGCCATCTTTGCTGGAATTCTACAAAATACACTATTTGGACACTACAACCTTGATAGAACCAGTTTCCCGATCCAGGCAGAATAGTGGTGTTATCCTCAGGCAGGAGGAAGCTGAGTATGTGCGAGCTCTCTTTGACTTTAATGGCAACGATGAGGAAGACCTTCCATTTAAGAAAGGAGACATACTGAGAATCCGGGATAAACCTGAAGAGCAGTGGTGGAATGCAGAAGACAGCGAAGGAAAGAGGGGAATGATACCTGTTCCTTACGTCGAGAAGTATAGACCTTCCTCTGCTTCAGTATCTGCTGTCATTGGAGGTAACCAGGATAGTTCCCACCCACAACCACTGGGTGGGCCGGAGCCAGGGCCCTATGCCCAGCCCAGCATCAACACTCCGCTCCCTAACCTCCAGAATGGCCCTATTTATGCCCGGGTTATCCAGAAGCGAGTCCCTAATGCCTACGACAAGACAGCCTTGGCTTTGGAG TAG
- the CRK gene encoding adapter molecule crk isoform X3: MAGQFDSEDRASWYWGRLSRAEAVSMLQGQRHGTFLVRDSGTIPGDFVLSVSESSRVSHYIVNSLGPAGGRRAGGEGPGAPGLNPTRFRIGDQEFDSLPSLLEFYKIHYLDTTTLIEPVSRSRQNSGVILRQEEAEYVRALFDFNGNDEEDLPFKKGDILRIRDKPEEQWWNAEDSEGKRGMIPVPYVEKYRPSSASVSAVIGGR, translated from the exons ATGGCCGGGCAGTTCGACTCCGAGGACCGGGCGAGCTGGTACTGGGGGCGGCTGAGCCGGGCCGAGGCGGTGTCGATGCTGCAGGGGCAGCGCCACGGGACCTTCCTGGTGCGCGACTCGGGCACCATCCCCGGCGACTTCGTGCTCTCGGTGTCCGAGAGCTCCCGCGTCTCGCACTACATCGTCAACAGCCTGGGGCCGGCGGGAGGCCGGCGGGCCGGCGGCGAGGGCCCCGGGGCCCCGG GGTTGAATCCCACCAGATTTCGAATAGGTGACCAAGAGTTTGATTCTTTGCCATCTTTGCTGGAATTCTACAAAATACACTATTTGGACACTACAACCTTGATAGAACCAGTTTCCCGATCCAGGCAGAATAGTGGTGTTATCCTCAGGCAGGAGGAAGCTGAGTATGTGCGAGCTCTCTTTGACTTTAATGGCAACGATGAGGAAGACCTTCCATTTAAGAAAGGAGACATACTGAGAATCCGGGATAAACCTGAAGAGCAGTGGTGGAATGCAGAAGACAGCGAAGGAAAGAGGGGAATGATACCTGTTCCTTACGTCGAGAAGTATAGACCTTCCTCTGCTTCAGTATCTGCTGTCATTGGAG
- the NCBP3 gene encoding nuclear cap-binding protein subunit 3 translates to MAAVRGLRISVKAEAAAAAAEPRGPEPEPMEVEEGELETIPVRRSLRELIPDTSRRYENKAGSFITGIDVTSKEAIEKKEQRAKRFHFRAEVNLAQRNVALDRDMMKKAIPKVRLDTIYICGVDEMSTQDIFAYFKEYPPAHIEWLDDTSCNVVWLDEVTATRALINMSSLPDQEKTKSRENNEEKTAEKPKKEKQEESSDDETEEGEVEDDNPSDVELDALSQVEEDSLLRNDLRPANKLAKGNKLFMRFATKDDKKELGAARRSQYYMKYGNPNYGGMKGILSNSWKRRYHSRRIHRDVIKKRTLIGDDVGLTPPYKHRHSGLVNVPEEPIEEEEEEEEDQDMDEDDRVVVEYRDELQAFKQSRERSAARRSSASASDSDEMDYDLELKMISTPSPKKSMKMTMYADEVESQLKNIRNSMRADSIATSNIKNRIGNKGSSEKVADVRLLLEEKRQNNTGPRQPNSTVKSDVRQRLGKRPHSPEIKPPSSTSAPRREPISDVHSRLGIPKQDVKGLYSDTREKKSGNLWTRLGSAPKTQEKTPDKPENSVASPEEDDSELQRVWGALIKEKEQSRQKKSRLDHLPSLQIEISRESSSGSDTES, encoded by the exons ATGGCGGCCGTGCGGGGCCTGCGGATCTCGGTGAAGGCGGaggcagcggcggcagcggcggaGCCGCGCGGCCCGGAGCCCGAGCCTATGGAGGTGGAAGAGGGCGAGCTGGAGACCATCCCTGTCAGGCGCTCGCTGCGGGAGCTCATTCCG gaCACTAGCAGGAGATACGAAAACAAGGCTGGAAGTTTCATTACTGGAATAGATGTAACATCCAAG gAAGCAATTGAGAAGAAGGAGCAAAGAGCCAAACGCTTCCATTTTCGAGCTGAAGTGAATCTTGCCCAAAGGAACGTGGCTCTGGATCGGGACATGATGAAGAAAG CAATTCCTAAAGTGAGACTGGACACAATTTACATTTGTGGGGTGGATGAGATGAGTACACAGGACATCTTTGCCTATTTCAAAGAGTATCCTCCTGCTCATATTGAGTGGTTAGATGATACATCAT GTAATGTGGTCTGGCTTGATGAAGTAACAGCAACACGGGCTCTAATAAATATGAGTTCCTTGCCTgatcaggagaaaacaaaaagcagagaaaacaatgaAGAGAAGACAGCTGAAAAACCCAAGAAAG aaaaacaggaggaaagtTCTGATGATGAGACGGAAGAAGGCGAGGTTGAGGATGACAACCCAAGTGATGTTGAG TTGGATGCCCTCTCCCAGGTAGAAGAGGATTCTCTCCTGCGTAATGATCTTCGCCCTGCCAATAAACTGGCTAAAGGAAACAAGCTATTCATGAGATTTGCTACTAAAG atgacaaaaaggagctgggagctgcaaggCGAAGCCAGTATTACATGAAGTATGGCAACCCCAATTATGGAGGCATGAAGGGCATTCTTAGCAATTCTTG GAAGCGAAGATACCATTCCCGTCGAATCCATCGGGATGTGATAAAGAAAAGGACACTTATTGGGGATGATGTTGGCTTGACTCCTCCTTATAAACATCGTCACTCAG gTTTAGTCAATGTTCCTGAGGAGCCTattgaggaggaagaagaggaggaggaagatcaGGATATGGATGAAGATGACAGAGTTGTGGTGGAGTACCGGGATGAGCTGCAGGCTTTCAAGCAGTCCCGAGAGCGCAGCGCCGCCAGGAGGTCGAGTGCCAGTGCCTCTGATTCTGATGAGATGGACTATGATCTGGAGCTGAAAATGATATCAACTCCCTCTCCCAAAAAGAGCATGAAAATGACCATGTATGCAGATGAGGTGGAGTCGCAGCTGAAGAATATCAG GAACTCCATGCGAGCAGACAGCATAGCAACCAGTAACATCAAAAATCGGATTGGGAATAAAGGGTCATCAGAGAAAGTTGCAGATGTGAGGCTGCTGTTGGAAGAGAAACGGCAGAATAATACTGGGCCACGTCAGCCAAACAGCACTGTGAAGTCAG ATGTGAGACAAAGGCTGGGAAAAAGGCCACACTCTCCAGAAATCAAACCTCCAAGTAGCACCTCTGCTCCTCGTCGAGAGCCAATATCAGACGTGCACAGCCGGCTGGGGATCCCCAAACAAGATGTGAAAGGCCTCTACTCTGAcaccagagagaagaaatcAG GTAATTTATGGACCCGATTAGGGTCTGCTCCGAAGACACAAGAAAAGACTCCAGATAAACCTGAAAACTCTGTGGCATCTCCAGAGGAGGATGATTCAGAGCTCCAGAGGGTCTGGGGTGCTCTCATCAAGGAGAAGGAGCAGTCTCGGCAGAAGAAGAGCCGGTTGGATCATCTGCCATCCCTGCAGATCGAGATCAGCCGGGAGAGCAGCTCCGGCTCAGACACAGAATCATGA